ACATGGGACGAATACTTTATGCAGATTGTGGATATAGTAAAAGAGCGCTCCACTTGCCTCAGAAGGAAGGTTGGAGCTTTGATTGTAAAAGACAAAAGGATTCTTGCAACAGGGTACAATGGAGCACCGACAGGTCTTCCTCACTGTGAAGAGGTTGGATGTCTAAGAGAAAAGCTAAATGTCCCTTCAGGGCAGAGACATGAGCTTTGCAGAGGACTCCATGCAGAACAAAACGCCATAATCCAGGCAGCAAAAATGGGTGTTGTGATAGATGGAAGTGTAATTTACACAACAACATATCCTTGCGTGATATGCGCAAAGATGATAGTGAACG
The DNA window shown above is from Caldicellulosiruptor owensensis OL and carries:
- a CDS encoding deoxycytidylate deaminase: MRPTWDEYFMQIVDIVKERSTCLRRKVGALIVKDKRILATGYNGAPTGLPHCEEVGCLREKLNVPSGQRHELCRGLHAEQNAIIQAAKMGVVIDGSVIYTTTYPCVICAKMIVNAGIKKVIYKGSYPDEMSQKIFYEAGIEVVKFEENGEGDLK